The Longimicrobiales bacterium genome contains a region encoding:
- a CDS encoding Gfo/Idh/MocA family oxidoreductase — protein MNQPLRVGVIGAGRWCKTAHLPGFHRSPLCELVAISDLHIDLAEARASEFDIPSVTTNYRELLERDDIDVIDVVTRGDHQDLVFEALEAGKHCLVEKPVCHDYRDVWKAQALADAKGLKTKVGLTFRYAPAVMYMFDLIRQGFIGEPYVFNGYEQNSQWLDPDNPMDKRIHRVRPEGEPEWGTELTREGITVSSLEGYGAPTIDIGLECVGSELKEVVGILANMVPFRRRTNLDTERERINIDDADMFMAEAENGALFSMQSSYVTVGNYPGIEARIFGSEGAIQVRLVEEFGVIQTIHTAKPDAVEFVQQEIPEQYFPPGFQDDDPWGTAFYGNLVHNFCQEILEGGDTNQGNFAQSARVQEIINAVAQSHREHRWVGLPLAQDFHDDAQQSPY, from the coding sequence ATGAACCAACCACTAAGGGTCGGAGTCATTGGCGCAGGTCGCTGGTGCAAGACCGCCCATCTCCCCGGATTCCATCGCTCGCCTCTGTGCGAACTCGTTGCGATCAGCGACCTCCACATCGACCTCGCGGAGGCGCGCGCGTCCGAGTTCGACATCCCGAGTGTCACCACGAACTATCGGGAACTGCTCGAACGTGACGACATCGACGTCATCGACGTCGTCACCCGCGGCGACCACCAGGACCTCGTCTTCGAGGCGCTCGAGGCCGGGAAACACTGCTTGGTCGAGAAGCCGGTCTGCCACGACTATCGCGACGTGTGGAAAGCCCAAGCGTTGGCTGACGCGAAGGGCCTGAAGACGAAGGTCGGCCTGACCTTCCGATACGCTCCCGCCGTCATGTACATGTTCGACCTGATTCGGCAGGGCTTCATTGGCGAGCCTTACGTCTTTAATGGCTACGAGCAGAACTCGCAGTGGCTCGATCCCGACAACCCCATGGACAAGCGCATCCATAGGGTGCGGCCAGAGGGTGAGCCGGAATGGGGAACGGAGCTGACACGCGAAGGCATCACCGTGTCGTCGCTGGAAGGGTACGGGGCACCCACGATCGACATTGGTCTAGAGTGCGTCGGGAGTGAACTCAAGGAGGTCGTTGGCATCTTGGCCAACATGGTGCCGTTCCGGAGGCGCACGAACCTCGACACCGAGCGCGAACGCATCAACATCGACGATGCGGACATGTTCATGGCCGAGGCCGAAAACGGTGCACTCTTCTCCATGCAGTCCAGCTACGTGACGGTGGGGAATTATCCGGGCATCGAAGCGCGGATCTTCGGCTCAGAGGGAGCGATTCAAGTTCGGCTCGTCGAGGAGTTCGGAGTGATTCAGACGATCCATACCGCGAAACCCGATGCCGTCGAGTTCGTCCAGCAGGAGATTCCCGAGCAGTACTTTCCGCCCGGCTTCCAGGACGATGACCCCTGGGGCACGGCGTTCTACGGGAACCTAGTGCATAACTTCTGTCAGGAGATCCTGGAGGGTGGAGACACCAATCAGGGCAACTTTGCGCAAAGCGCACGTGTGCAGGAGATCATCAATGCTGTGGCCCAGTCGCACCGGGAGCACCGTTGGGTTGGACTGCCCTTGGCCCAGGATTTTCATGACGACGCTCAGCAGAGCCCTTACTGA
- the nadA gene encoding quinolinate synthase NadA — protein sequence MSSTSAPVSPRERLQGVLPEVEIVALTPLIEEIDELKRTRNAVVLAHNYMTPDIYHGVADLKGDSLALARMAGETEAEVIVMAGVHFMAETAKIVNPDKTVLIPHTEAGCSLADGITGADVRLLKERYPGVPVVTYVNTSADVKAESDICCTSGNAVEVVNSLGADRVIFLPDQYLGKWVATQTDVEIILYEGSCMVHERFTGEELRGYRALTPGVQIIAHPECPPDVLEEADFVGSTAGMIRWVHDERPSHVVMVTECSMADNVAIESPDTEFVRPCNLCPHMKRITLEGIRDSLRDMKHVVEVDPEVAARAQSAVSRMLEVPA from the coding sequence GTGAGTTCCACGTCCGCACCAGTCAGCCCGCGCGAGCGGCTGCAGGGTGTGCTGCCCGAAGTCGAGATCGTAGCGCTCACGCCGTTGATCGAAGAGATCGACGAGCTGAAGCGAACTCGTAACGCCGTGGTGCTCGCCCATAACTATATGACGCCAGATATCTACCACGGCGTGGCAGATCTGAAGGGTGACTCCCTCGCACTCGCTCGCATGGCAGGAGAGACCGAGGCCGAGGTCATCGTGATGGCCGGGGTCCACTTCATGGCCGAGACGGCCAAGATCGTGAATCCGGACAAGACGGTGCTCATCCCGCACACGGAAGCCGGGTGCTCCCTCGCGGACGGGATCACAGGCGCTGACGTACGGCTCCTGAAAGAACGATATCCCGGCGTCCCAGTTGTCACCTACGTGAACACTTCGGCAGATGTGAAGGCCGAATCGGATATCTGCTGCACTTCTGGGAATGCGGTCGAGGTCGTCAACTCGCTCGGGGCCGATCGGGTCATCTTCCTCCCGGACCAGTACCTAGGAAAGTGGGTCGCAACCCAGACCGACGTTGAGATCATTCTCTATGAAGGGTCGTGCATGGTGCACGAACGCTTCACCGGAGAAGAACTACGCGGCTACCGTGCGCTCACGCCCGGCGTGCAGATCATCGCCCATCCGGAGTGCCCACCCGATGTCCTCGAGGAGGCCGATTTCGTGGGGTCCACCGCGGGGATGATCCGCTGGGTGCATGACGAACGCCCCAGTCACGTCGTCATGGTTACCGAGTGTTCGATGGCAGACAACGTGGCCATCGAGTCTCCGGACACTGAATTCGTGAGGCCCTGTAACCTGTGTCCGCACATGAAGCGGATCACGCTGGAGGGAATCCGGGACAGCCTCCGCGATATGAAACACGTCGTCGAGGTCGACCCTGAGGTCGCCGCACGTGCCCAGTCTGCCGTGAGTCGTATGCTCGAGGTACCCGCCTGA
- a CDS encoding serine hydrolase, with product MTPTDLARFTAFTALATTLAVATPTMAQIPADAAQRVDEIFSRWDSNTSAGCAVGVSVNGLTVLERAYGMADLEHGIRNTPATIFEGGSLSKQFTSAAIVLLAMDGKISLDDDVRKYIPELPDYGDPITLKHLMTHTSGLRDWGSVAQISTWGREQRSHDHDWVVDILSRQTALNYEPGRQYSYTNSGYNLLAVIVARAGGMSFAEFSTERVFKPLGLTNTQWRDDYRRIVPGRSSAYNATQDGGWEINRPIEYVHGNGGILTTVGDLTRWNQALTDERFGPDFTRMMHDQAELNDGSQITYAGGLQVNRSMGVRTISHTGSTSGYRAFAARYPDQGLSVSMLCNASNAPTGGNGQAVARVYLGDAVQDPVAAEGVPVSAETLEAYAGLYRDPVTGNTVNLRVSNGTLRAGTARLTPLSDTRFQVGTRQTFYDFHKDGPGRPSFSVNSWEYTKLSYEPVDAWQPSSAELAAFVGTYESTEAETTYEITVEDGALIVWQRPGHTFELTPVYENAFRGRSGSILRFRRDADGQIEGLSLSVSRVYDMHFKRTGRPASVTDQ from the coding sequence ATGACTCCGACTGACCTAGCTCGTTTCACAGCCTTTACTGCCCTCGCCACGACGCTCGCGGTGGCTACCCCGACCATGGCTCAGATCCCCGCCGACGCCGCTCAGCGGGTCGACGAGATTTTTTCCCGCTGGGACTCGAATACGTCGGCTGGATGCGCCGTCGGCGTATCGGTGAACGGCCTCACCGTTCTCGAGCGAGCCTACGGGATGGCGGACCTCGAACACGGAATCCGGAATACACCGGCGACAATCTTCGAAGGTGGATCGCTGTCCAAGCAATTCACGTCGGCGGCAATCGTGCTCCTCGCCATGGACGGTAAGATCTCCCTCGACGACGACGTCCGAAAATACATCCCGGAGCTTCCGGACTACGGCGATCCGATCACCCTGAAGCATCTGATGACACATACGAGCGGACTCCGGGACTGGGGCTCCGTTGCCCAGATATCCACGTGGGGACGTGAACAGCGCAGTCATGACCACGATTGGGTCGTCGACATTCTCAGCCGGCAAACCGCTCTGAACTACGAACCCGGCCGCCAGTATTCCTACACGAACTCGGGATACAACCTGCTCGCGGTGATCGTGGCTCGGGCGGGTGGAATGTCCTTTGCAGAGTTCTCGACGGAGCGCGTGTTCAAGCCACTGGGCCTGACGAACACGCAGTGGAGAGACGACTATCGCCGCATCGTTCCTGGCCGGAGTTCGGCTTACAACGCAACCCAGGACGGCGGCTGGGAAATCAACCGGCCCATCGAATACGTGCATGGAAACGGAGGAATCCTCACCACGGTCGGCGACCTCACCCGGTGGAACCAGGCACTCACCGACGAGCGCTTCGGGCCGGATTTTACCCGCATGATGCACGACCAAGCCGAACTCAACGACGGGTCTCAGATCACCTACGCGGGTGGCCTACAGGTGAACAGGAGTATGGGCGTCCGCACCATCTCTCATACGGGTTCGACGTCAGGATACCGCGCTTTCGCGGCCAGATATCCGGACCAAGGACTATCCGTCTCGATGCTGTGCAACGCCTCGAACGCTCCAACCGGCGGCAATGGGCAGGCCGTCGCCCGAGTTTACTTGGGCGATGCCGTACAGGACCCTGTCGCCGCTGAGGGGGTCCCAGTGTCCGCGGAAACGCTGGAGGCCTACGCCGGGCTCTATCGTGACCCCGTCACCGGCAACACGGTGAATTTGCGGGTCTCGAATGGGACGCTCCGCGCCGGCACAGCACGACTGACCCCACTCTCTGACACCCGATTTCAGGTCGGGACCAGGCAGACCTTCTATGACTTTCATAAAGATGGCCCGGGACGTCCGTCCTTCAGCGTCAACTCTTGGGAGTACACAAAACTAAGCTACGAGCCCGTGGACGCCTGGCAGCCCAGCTCGGCTGAACTGGCCGCCTTTGTCGGCACTTATGAGAGCACGGAAGCCGAGACGACGTATGAGATCACCGTCGAGGACGGCGCTTTGATCGTGTGGCAGCGGCCCGGTCACACCTTCGAACTCACGCCGGTCTACGAGAACGCCTTCCGGGGACGATCCGGGTCTATTCTACGCTTTCGGCGCGACGCGGACGGCCAGATTGAAGGGTTGAGCCTCAGCGTCTCGCGCGTCTACGACATGCACTTCAAGCGAACCGGGAGGCCAGCCTCCGTGACCGACCAATAG
- a CDS encoding prolyl oligopeptidase family serine peptidase: MTTSARRLLLWILLVAAPCVIAVPAVAQDATDSEAILAAKDWVAPPGSIAEAVLAPRYLNATLTNISPDKAWFFHMIGEGPPTMERFSRPFDELGGQFYDRQANRHRNLTTRSSVGINIISAEDGSVIEVSIPEGAKASNATWSPDGSQLAFFVHTDDETHIYVADPTDGDSRQITRSPVLATLVQSFEWTADSQEIATVLIPDNRAVRPEERRVPTGPQVKQTEEGENVLRTYASLMETPYHEELLEWHVTGQLASISVDDRRVTRVGSPSMIRSFDFSPTGEFSRVTLMQRPFSYVVPVTSFGRTEQIWDRTGSMLAEIDVTELNTGLRGAPSAPGVGGDEEEPDRRQLAWREDGAGLTFLQQEAAEEDEDEAEEDSGRGGRAGGARQPDRVMLWSAPFGEDNVTVVYESSQRLASHRFSLDHNMLFLSRRPQGGGFGSSAARGTVTEFAVDLSDPETAYTIAEYEADDFYANAGTLLLAGGQVAGGGRGRGGSAGGQIVQTSADGASVFLSGTQYNEDPMAGSPMNFLDRVDIRTGETERLYESSNDGQYERIVSVVDVDAEDFIVSRETTTDVPQSYRFSNGQRTQLTQNIDYTPDITNAPRQRFTVERPDGFRFLVNVQLPPGWDGEERLPAMFWFYPREFTDQESYDDRGRTYNKNAFENYGTRSMQYLVRLGYAVVTPDAPIVGKQGAMNNNYEHDLRNNLAAVIDELDERGIIDRRRLGLGGHSYGAFGTVNAMVHTPFFKAGIAGDGNYNRTLTPLSFQSERRFLWDAKDVYLGMSPFLYANNLTGALLMYHGLQDQNVGTDPIHSPKLFHALNGLNKPAAMYLYPFEDHGPATEETLLDLWARWTAWLDIHLEPQRKPITQ, translated from the coding sequence ATGACCACGTCCGCCCGCAGGCTTCTTCTTTGGATCTTGCTCGTTGCCGCTCCCTGCGTAATCGCTGTACCAGCCGTTGCCCAGGACGCGACCGATTCAGAGGCAATCCTCGCTGCCAAGGACTGGGTCGCGCCTCCAGGGAGCATCGCTGAAGCGGTTCTCGCCCCTCGTTACTTGAATGCAACGCTCACGAACATCAGCCCGGACAAGGCGTGGTTCTTCCACATGATCGGTGAAGGCCCGCCGACCATGGAGCGCTTCTCTCGCCCGTTCGACGAACTAGGCGGGCAATTCTACGACCGTCAGGCGAATCGTCACCGGAACCTGACGACACGATCCAGCGTGGGCATCAACATCATTTCCGCCGAGGACGGTTCGGTTATCGAGGTATCAATTCCAGAAGGGGCGAAAGCCTCCAACGCGACTTGGTCGCCGGACGGCTCGCAGTTGGCTTTCTTCGTCCACACGGACGACGAGACGCACATCTACGTGGCTGACCCCACGGATGGTGATTCTCGACAAATCACACGCTCACCCGTGCTCGCCACCCTGGTTCAGAGCTTCGAGTGGACCGCAGATTCGCAGGAGATCGCGACGGTCCTAATCCCGGACAACCGCGCGGTGCGACCGGAAGAACGCCGCGTGCCCACGGGTCCGCAGGTGAAGCAGACGGAGGAAGGCGAAAACGTGCTCCGTACCTATGCCAGCCTCATGGAAACACCGTATCACGAAGAGCTTCTCGAGTGGCACGTCACCGGCCAGCTCGCGAGCATCTCTGTAGACGACCGTCGCGTCACTCGGGTCGGCTCGCCATCAATGATCCGGAGTTTCGACTTCTCACCTACCGGTGAGTTCTCGCGCGTCACACTGATGCAGCGGCCGTTCAGCTACGTCGTCCCTGTCACCAGCTTCGGCCGCACCGAGCAGATCTGGGACCGCACCGGGAGCATGTTGGCGGAGATCGATGTCACCGAACTGAACACAGGACTCAGAGGGGCACCTTCCGCTCCTGGAGTCGGTGGGGACGAAGAAGAGCCCGACCGGCGGCAGCTGGCTTGGAGAGAAGACGGCGCCGGTCTGACCTTCTTGCAGCAAGAAGCTGCCGAAGAGGATGAGGATGAGGCCGAAGAGGACAGTGGCCGCGGCGGTCGAGCTGGCGGTGCCCGCCAACCCGACCGGGTAATGTTGTGGAGCGCCCCTTTTGGTGAGGACAACGTCACCGTCGTCTACGAGAGCTCTCAGAGACTGGCATCCCATCGCTTCTCTCTAGATCACAACATGCTGTTTCTTTCCCGCCGCCCCCAGGGGGGTGGCTTTGGTAGCTCTGCAGCGCGTGGCACCGTGACAGAATTCGCGGTCGACCTGTCAGATCCCGAAACAGCGTATACCATCGCCGAATACGAGGCCGACGACTTCTACGCCAATGCTGGCACACTTCTGCTGGCGGGCGGGCAAGTCGCGGGCGGCGGGCGGGGACGTGGAGGCAGCGCCGGCGGTCAGATTGTCCAGACTTCAGCCGACGGTGCTTCGGTTTTCCTATCAGGAACGCAGTACAACGAAGATCCGATGGCCGGCAGCCCCATGAACTTCCTGGACCGGGTCGACATCCGGACCGGAGAGACCGAGCGACTCTACGAGAGTTCGAACGACGGGCAGTACGAACGCATCGTTTCTGTAGTGGATGTCGACGCGGAAGACTTCATAGTGTCGCGTGAGACGACCACAGATGTGCCCCAGTCGTACCGGTTCTCCAATGGCCAGCGAACCCAGCTGACCCAGAACATCGACTACACCCCGGATATCACGAATGCGCCCAGGCAGCGCTTCACCGTGGAGCGCCCGGACGGATTCCGCTTCCTAGTGAACGTCCAGCTTCCGCCGGGCTGGGACGGTGAGGAACGACTACCCGCCATGTTCTGGTTCTATCCGCGCGAGTTCACGGACCAAGAGTCCTACGACGATCGCGGTCGCACCTACAACAAGAACGCGTTCGAGAACTACGGCACGCGCTCCATGCAGTACCTCGTCCGGTTGGGGTACGCTGTCGTGACGCCTGACGCGCCAATTGTCGGGAAGCAGGGCGCGATGAACAACAATTACGAGCACGACCTGCGGAATAATCTGGCTGCTGTAATCGACGAGTTGGACGAACGCGGCATCATCGACCGACGTCGCCTCGGGCTCGGAGGCCATTCGTACGGCGCGTTCGGGACGGTGAATGCGATGGTGCACACGCCGTTCTTCAAAGCAGGCATTGCAGGGGACGGAAACTACAACCGCACCCTGACACCGCTCAGTTTCCAAAGTGAACGGCGCTTCCTGTGGGATGCGAAGGACGTGTACCTGGGAATGTCACCCTTTCTCTATGCGAACAACCTGACCGGCGCGCTGCTGATGTATCACGGCCTCCAAGACCAGAACGTGGGAACGGATCCGATCCATTCGCCGAAGCTCTTCCATGCGCTCAACGGATTGAACAAGCCGGCGGCCATGTACCTGTATCCCTTCGAGGACCACGGACCGGCGACAGAAGAAACGCTGCTCGACCTTTGGGCTCGTTGGACAGCGTGGCTCGATATTCATCTCGAGCCCCAGAGGAAGCCGATCACGCAGTAG
- a CDS encoding Gfo/Idh/MocA family oxidoreductase, with amino-acid sequence MTDRKLRWGVLSTANIGRAAVNPAIQASANGELVAVASRDAERASAFAEQWGIPKSYGTYEALIEAEDVDAVYIPLPNSLHNPWTIRAAQAGKHVLCEKPLALDAAECLEMQAAADANGVKLMEAFMYRFHPRMDRAVEMVRDGVVGDLRVIRSAFSFKLTNPANIRMDAALGGGALMDVGCYCVNSARTIAGKEPVEVQAFARWTAGDVDDQLTGTLRFDDDLTAHFDCSLTTERCEFFEAAGTDGVLRVESSFLPGKGDVVIEELRGRDGAIQHPVTGADEYQLMVEHFADAALNDGPLRYTGAEAASNLRVIEALYASARNGGRPVSL; translated from the coding sequence ATGACCGACAGAAAGCTCCGCTGGGGAGTCCTGAGCACTGCGAACATTGGTCGTGCCGCAGTGAATCCGGCCATTCAGGCCTCGGCGAATGGGGAACTCGTCGCCGTTGCTTCTCGTGACGCCGAGCGCGCCAGCGCCTTCGCGGAGCAGTGGGGTATCCCCAAGTCTTACGGTACCTACGAGGCGCTCATCGAAGCCGAAGACGTGGACGCCGTCTACATCCCGCTCCCCAATAGCCTGCACAATCCATGGACGATCCGGGCCGCGCAGGCCGGGAAGCACGTCCTGTGCGAAAAGCCACTCGCGCTCGATGCGGCGGAGTGTCTAGAGATGCAGGCAGCGGCCGACGCAAACGGTGTGAAGCTCATGGAGGCGTTCATGTACCGTTTCCATCCTCGGATGGATCGAGCGGTGGAGATGGTCCGCGACGGCGTGGTCGGAGATCTACGCGTGATTCGGAGCGCGTTCTCGTTCAAGCTGACCAACCCGGCGAATATCCGGATGGATGCGGCACTAGGTGGCGGAGCCCTCATGGACGTGGGCTGCTACTGCGTGAATTCGGCCCGAACGATTGCCGGGAAGGAGCCGGTGGAGGTTCAGGCCTTCGCGCGATGGACCGCGGGTGATGTCGACGATCAGCTCACCGGCACGCTCCGCTTTGACGATGACCTGACTGCACACTTCGACTGCTCACTGACAACCGAACGGTGCGAGTTCTTCGAGGCCGCGGGTACGGACGGTGTGCTGCGGGTCGAGTCCTCGTTCCTGCCCGGGAAAGGGGACGTGGTGATCGAGGAGTTGAGAGGTCGGGACGGCGCCATCCAGCACCCGGTGACGGGTGCCGACGAGTACCAGCTAATGGTCGAGCACTTTGCGGATGCTGCGTTGAACGACGGGCCCCTTCGTTACACAGGGGCAGAGGCAGCATCGAACTTGCGCGTCATCGAAGCGTTGTACGCTTCTGCACGAAACGGCGGGCGACCGGTCTCGCTTTAG
- a CDS encoding sigma factor, producing the protein MSQRTSMDDLIRLAQSGDHGYVRRLFTELRPRVCRWAVIWTGSTDIAEDVAQSVLLRIHSALPAYKAKGQAMTWAHSFGKAEKSLTAESWTKMGAWLGVADFGTSVRSIPQLSIGDEGLIPDRHAARPGLHVWSLAHSGFLGTMSRSRPVTRATPL; encoded by the coding sequence GTGTCCCAACGCACCTCAATGGACGACCTCATTCGACTCGCCCAAAGCGGTGACCATGGATATGTCAGGAGGTTATTCACTGAATTGCGGCCCAGGGTGTGTCGCTGGGCGGTGATCTGGACCGGTAGCACTGACATCGCCGAGGACGTAGCGCAAAGCGTACTGCTGCGAATTCACTCCGCGTTGCCGGCCTACAAGGCGAAGGGCCAAGCCATGACGTGGGCGCACAGCTTCGGGAAGGCGGAGAAGTCGCTGACTGCGGAAAGCTGGACCAAGATGGGTGCATGGCTCGGCGTAGCCGACTTCGGGACGAGCGTCCGGTCCATCCCTCAACTCTCTATTGGAGACGAGGGGCTCATACCTGACCGGCATGCTGCTCGACCTGGCCTTCACGTTTGGTCTCTCGCTCATAGCGGTTTTTTGGGTACGATGTCCCGGTCGCGTCCCGTGACCCGGGCAACACCGTTGTGA
- the nadC gene encoding carboxylating nicotinate-nucleotide diphosphorylase yields MRAALEEDLGENGDLTSQSVIPDDAIVVGALVAREAGFIAGLDVALRVFTLVDPEVEVTRIVTHGSRVEPGHDLAVVAGPARSLLAAERLALNLLGQLSGVATSTRALVDRVAGTKATIIDTRKTVPGMRSLQKAAVLAGGGGNHRMGLYDAVLIKDNHIAAAGSAAAAVTSARAYVGPDTKVEVEIDSVDDLDAVIEAGADIVMLDNMDPETMRAAVELAAGRCVLEASGGITLETVRAVAETGVDWISVGWITHSAPALDVALDFEA; encoded by the coding sequence CTGAGAGCCGCCCTCGAGGAAGATCTCGGCGAGAACGGCGACCTAACGTCACAGAGTGTCATCCCGGACGACGCCATCGTCGTGGGTGCGCTCGTGGCCCGAGAGGCCGGATTCATCGCGGGCCTCGATGTGGCACTGCGCGTGTTCACCCTGGTCGATCCGGAGGTCGAAGTGACCCGGATCGTTACTCACGGATCTCGTGTCGAACCGGGCCACGACCTAGCTGTGGTGGCCGGGCCAGCACGTTCGTTGTTGGCCGCTGAACGGCTTGCGTTGAACCTGCTGGGGCAGCTGAGCGGTGTGGCCACCTCCACGCGCGCCCTGGTGGATCGGGTCGCGGGCACGAAGGCCACCATAATCGATACCCGAAAGACCGTGCCAGGTATGCGCTCCCTTCAGAAGGCGGCGGTCCTCGCGGGTGGTGGTGGCAATCACCGCATGGGGCTCTACGACGCAGTGCTCATCAAGGACAACCACATCGCGGCGGCAGGATCCGCCGCCGCGGCGGTCACGTCAGCGCGTGCTTATGTCGGGCCGGACACGAAGGTCGAAGTCGAGATCGATTCGGTAGACGATCTGGATGCCGTCATCGAGGCCGGAGCCGACATCGTGATGTTGGACAACATGGACCCCGAGACGATGCGGGCCGCTGTGGAGCTGGCAGCCGGCCGGTGTGTACTCGAGGCTTCCGGGGGCATCACTCTTGAGACCGTCCGTGCCGTCGCGGAAACTGGCGTCGACTGGATCTCCGTGGGATGGATCACACACTCCGCGCCCGCGCTCGACGTCGCGTTGGACTTCGAAGCCTAG
- a CDS encoding FKBP-type peptidyl-prolyl cis-trans isomerase, translating to MRIRLGTAALGVATLLAACTASEGSMDMSSAALDSNDQKASYGIGLNVGSQISETKDRLDRMAFLRGVEDALQGSDPAIEPEELQMVLSQFAEEMQAASQAAYEASAATNLEEGAAFLAENGGKEGVMTTESGLQYEVIAQGDGSMPTAADQIQLHYRGTLIDGSEFDSSYGGEPAQFGVGGVIPGFGEALMLMAVGSHYKFVIPSEIAYGPQGSQGVIGPNATLIFEIELLAIVEN from the coding sequence ATGCGAATTCGACTCGGCACGGCGGCGCTCGGCGTTGCAACGCTTCTAGCGGCGTGCACAGCCTCAGAGGGTAGTATGGATATGTCGTCGGCCGCGCTCGACTCGAACGACCAGAAGGCCTCTTATGGCATCGGCCTGAACGTTGGTAGTCAGATCTCGGAGACCAAGGACCGCCTGGACCGCATGGCTTTCCTGCGTGGTGTGGAAGACGCGCTGCAGGGATCCGACCCGGCGATCGAGCCGGAAGAACTCCAGATGGTTCTCAGTCAGTTTGCTGAGGAGATGCAGGCCGCATCCCAAGCCGCGTACGAGGCGAGCGCCGCAACGAACCTCGAAGAGGGCGCCGCGTTCCTCGCTGAGAACGGTGGCAAGGAGGGCGTGATGACGACCGAGAGTGGCCTGCAGTACGAGGTCATCGCTCAAGGCGACGGCTCGATGCCGACCGCTGCGGATCAAATCCAACTGCACTACCGGGGAACGTTGATCGACGGCTCCGAGTTTGATTCGTCGTACGGTGGCGAGCCGGCTCAGTTCGGAGTGGGCGGCGTGATCCCGGGTTTCGGAGAAGCGCTGATGCTGATGGCCGTGGGCAGTCACTACAAGTTCGTGATCCCGTCGGAAATTGCCTACGGTCCCCAGGGTTCGCAGGGTGTTATCGGCCCGAACGCGACGCTGATTTTTGAGATTGAGCTGCTCGCAATCGTCGAAAACTGA
- a CDS encoding DUF4399 domain-containing protein: protein MKNAYPLSVIFLAGSVLACGDAPPAEEPAEATPEEEVSTADARVMITGPEEGAVIMGDQVTVELVVAGVAIAPAGALVPGTGHHHLYLDADLTDGSVPVPSVPGSIIHMGDGSSEYIFEGVAPGEHRLIAVLADGVHMPLQPWVVDTIRFTVN, encoded by the coding sequence ATGAAGAACGCGTATCCCCTGTCCGTCATATTTCTCGCCGGATCTGTCCTAGCCTGTGGTGATGCCCCTCCGGCAGAAGAACCCGCCGAGGCCACACCAGAAGAAGAGGTGTCCACCGCAGATGCCCGTGTGATGATCACCGGGCCCGAAGAAGGTGCGGTCATCATGGGTGACCAAGTCACGGTCGAATTGGTAGTCGCCGGTGTTGCCATCGCGCCGGCCGGCGCCCTCGTACCAGGCACCGGACATCACCACCTGTATCTGGATGCGGACCTGACGGACGGCTCAGTACCCGTGCCCTCGGTCCCGGGCAGCATCATTCACATGGGGGACGGTTCTTCGGAGTACATCTTCGAGGGGGTCGCGCCCGGTGAGCACCGGCTGATCGCTGTTCTAGCGGACGGGGTGCACATGCCGCTTCAGCCGTGGGTCGTGGACACCATCAGGTTCACTGTGAACTGA